One genomic window of Camelina sativa cultivar DH55 chromosome 5, Cs, whole genome shotgun sequence includes the following:
- the LOC104784946 gene encoding thiocyanate methyltransferase 1 — MASPERFVVGLDISESALTKANETYSSSPKAKYVSFVKEDVFTWRPNELFDLIFDYVFFCAIEPEMRPAWAKSMHELLKPDGELITLMYPITDHVGGPPYKVDVSTYEDVLIPVGFKSVSIEENPHAIPTRKGKEKLGRWKKIN; from the exons ATGGCAAGCCCTGAACGTTTTGTTGTTGGATTGGATATATCTGAAAGCGCCCTCACGAAAGCTAATGAG ACATACAGCTCCTCACCAAAGGCAAAGTACGTTTCGTTCGTGAAGGAAGATGTTTTCACTTGGCGTCCTAACGAATTATTCGACCTCATCTTCGATTATGT ATTCTTCTGTGCCATTGAACCGGAGATGAGACCTGCATGGGCTAAATCCATGCATGAACTGCTAAAACCTGACGGCGAACTCATAACCCTCATGTATCCg ATTACCGACCACGTTGGTGGACCTCCCTACAAAGTTGATGTCTCTAC CTACGAAGATGTGTTGATTCCCGTAGGATTTAAATCAGTGTCTATCGAGGAGAATCCACACGCCATTCCTACTCGTAAG